Part of the Peptococcaceae bacterium genome is shown below.
GGCTAGGGAAGAAAGCAGGGGCGCCCATAAGAGGGAAGACTTTCCGGAGGAAAAACAGGAGTGGGTCGCTAACGTTGTCGTGAAGAGAAAACCGGGTTCAATTCTGCCGGAAGTAGAAAAACAAGCGGTGAGGTGAATGAGATGAGCGACGGATGGAAAGAGATAACGATTACGGTGGTCAGGCAGAAACCTGGGGAAGAGCAGCAGCGGTTGGAATCGTATAGGATACCTTACCAGCGAGGCATGAGCGTGCTGGATGCGCTTGATTCCATCAGAAGGCTTTACGACCCCTCTCTCGCCTATAACCATTCTTGCAGGCACGGCAAATCGTGCCGGCTCTGTGTGGCCGAGATAAACGGCAGGGTGTCGTTTATGTGCGACGTTCCCGCTGCTGACGGCATGGTGGTAAAGCCGGTCAAGAATAAAAAAGTCGCCAGGGACCTGATCGCTTGGGGAAAAAAGGAATAGGAGAGTGAAAGAGGCATGATTGTAAAGAAAGAACAAGCAATACACAGAGAGGTTGTCCCCGGTGTTTTTCAAACCCATTACATCGATAAAAGCAGCGGGGCCGGGGGCGTATCCATGGGCGTGGTTACGCTGCAGCCGGGGGCCGGTTTGAAACCGCACACCCACAAGGTTGAAGATGCCATGATTATAATCGAGGGAAAAGGGCTGTTTATCCTCGGCGACAGGGAATACCCAATCGAGGAAGGCATGGCGGTCATGGCTCCGGCCGGAACGCCCCATGGGCTCAGGAACAACGGGGACAAACCCCTGCGCATAGTTTATACCTGGCCTGCGGTGGAAGTGGAAAGGTATTTTATTTAAACAGATGTGCAAGAAAAGGGCTGACCTTGAGCGGCAA
Proteins encoded:
- a CDS encoding 2Fe-2S iron-sulfur cluster-binding protein, with protein sequence MSDGWKEITITVVRQKPGEEQQRLESYRIPYQRGMSVLDALDSIRRLYDPSLAYNHSCRHGKSCRLCVAEINGRVSFMCDVPAADGMVVKPVKNKKVARDLIAWGKKE
- a CDS encoding cupin domain-containing protein, translating into MIVKKEQAIHREVVPGVFQTHYIDKSSGAGGVSMGVVTLQPGAGLKPHTHKVEDAMIIIEGKGLFILGDREYPIEEGMAVMAPAGTPHGLRNNGDKPLRIVYTWPAVEVERYFI